One genomic window of Eggerthella timonensis includes the following:
- a CDS encoding efflux RND transporter periplasmic adaptor subunit, with protein MGPINNRRQDTPDGTEPLGAQPYAFEQVEGLPLPGPTDLVDAEALADMRAFNDLKAKRKKQRKRKIIIGVASTVAVLAVAGGAFAWYTADQAAKALQNMAPQTGFVEQGTFVETVSASGNLQPVASVSATPEVDGIVGEVLVAEGDAVEEGQTLFTVVNDELDKAVNQAAQGIEEARNGVAQAQNAVNDAYHAKSAGQQAAANAQAAAAAAKEAGGAAAESFAGEQASFDESSADSAIRSAELALSNANLALQNAQSAYDEAVARAAKRTVTASIAGSVVAVNIEPGKALGATASVATSPVQIADLSQMTVSINVNEIDILKISADQTAEVTFTAAPDLTLPATVVSIATTSAGSGDASGGAMYGGMGGAVTYAVKLLIAEPDPRLKPGMTAKATITTTTIDNALMVPISAVQSDGVGGSFVMVLTDPETQEMDMREVEVVASDGLTSVVKGQVKAGEEVVVSGGAGGAPGDMGMEAGGMAAADSAGSVMVG; from the coding sequence ATGGGTCCGATCAACAACCGTCGTCAGGATACTCCGGACGGCACCGAGCCTTTGGGCGCTCAACCGTACGCGTTCGAGCAGGTGGAGGGCCTTCCGCTTCCGGGGCCGACCGATCTCGTCGACGCCGAGGCGCTCGCCGACATGCGGGCGTTCAACGACCTCAAGGCGAAGCGCAAGAAGCAGCGCAAGCGCAAGATCATCATCGGCGTCGCATCGACCGTGGCGGTGCTCGCCGTCGCGGGCGGCGCGTTCGCATGGTACACGGCCGACCAGGCGGCCAAGGCGTTGCAGAACATGGCCCCGCAGACCGGCTTCGTGGAGCAGGGCACCTTCGTCGAGACGGTGTCGGCCTCCGGCAACCTGCAACCCGTCGCGTCGGTGAGCGCCACGCCCGAGGTGGACGGCATCGTGGGCGAGGTGCTCGTGGCCGAAGGCGATGCGGTGGAAGAGGGCCAGACGCTGTTCACCGTGGTCAACGACGAATTGGACAAAGCGGTGAACCAGGCGGCCCAGGGGATCGAGGAGGCCAGGAACGGCGTGGCCCAAGCCCAGAACGCCGTGAACGACGCCTACCACGCCAAGTCCGCCGGCCAGCAGGCGGCCGCGAACGCGCAAGCCGCCGCGGCGGCCGCCAAGGAGGCCGGGGGAGCGGCGGCCGAGTCGTTCGCCGGCGAGCAGGCGTCCTTCGACGAGTCCAGCGCGGATTCCGCCATCAGGTCGGCCGAACTCGCCTTGAGCAACGCGAACCTCGCGCTGCAGAACGCGCAGAGCGCTTACGACGAGGCCGTCGCGCGCGCCGCCAAGCGCACGGTGACCGCCTCCATCGCCGGCAGCGTCGTCGCGGTGAACATCGAGCCCGGCAAGGCGCTCGGGGCCACGGCGAGCGTCGCGACCTCGCCCGTGCAGATCGCCGACCTGTCGCAGATGACCGTCTCCATCAACGTGAACGAGATCGACATCCTCAAGATCAGCGCCGACCAGACCGCCGAAGTCACGTTCACCGCCGCCCCCGACCTCACGCTGCCCGCCACCGTGGTGAGCATCGCCACCACGTCGGCCGGCTCCGGCGACGCGTCGGGCGGCGCCATGTACGGCGGCATGGGCGGCGCCGTCACGTATGCGGTGAAACTGCTCATCGCCGAGCCCGACCCGCGCCTCAAGCCCGGCATGACCGCCAAGGCCACCATCACCACGACCACCATCGACAACGCGCTCATGGTGCCCATCTCGGCCGTGCAGTCCGACGGCGTGGGCGGCAGCTTCGTGATGGTGCTCACCGACCCCGAGACGCAGGAGATGGACATGCGCGAGGTGGAGGTCGTCGCGTCGGACGGTCTCACGTCTGTCGTGAAGGGCCAGGTGAAGGCCGGCGAAGAGGTGGTCGTGAGCGGAGGCGCGGGCGGCGCGCCGGGCGACATGGGCATGGAGGCCGGCGGCATGGCCGCGGCCGACTCCGCCGGCAGCGTCATGGTGGGGTAG
- a CDS encoding ABC transporter ATP-binding protein, with product MANVVEAVDLHRIYESASGYTHALRGVSLTVAQGEFLAIMGPSGSGKSTLMNLLGCLDTPTRGRYLLEGVDVADYRDDELAEIRATRLGFVFQSFNLLPRATVLRNVVLPLIYTACPRKERELRAHAALRSVSLDERLYDHRSNELSGGQMQRVAIARALVNDPALILADEPTGNLDTATGDMVLNTFKRLRDAGKTIVLITHEPDVAAHADRVVHIRDGRLYEGERA from the coding sequence ATGGCCAACGTGGTTGAAGCCGTCGACCTGCACCGCATCTACGAGAGCGCTTCGGGCTACACGCACGCCCTGCGCGGCGTGTCGCTGACGGTGGCGCAGGGCGAGTTCCTCGCCATCATGGGCCCGTCGGGTTCGGGCAAGTCCACGCTCATGAACCTGCTGGGCTGTCTCGACACGCCCACGCGCGGGCGTTACCTCCTCGAGGGCGTCGACGTGGCCGACTACCGCGACGACGAGCTCGCCGAGATACGCGCCACGCGCCTCGGCTTCGTGTTCCAGTCGTTCAACCTGCTGCCGCGCGCCACCGTGCTGCGCAACGTGGTGCTGCCGCTCATCTACACGGCCTGCCCGCGCAAGGAGCGCGAGCTGCGCGCCCATGCGGCGCTGCGCAGCGTGTCGCTCGACGAGCGGCTGTACGACCACCGCAGCAACGAGCTGTCGGGAGGCCAGATGCAGCGCGTCGCCATCGCGCGCGCTCTCGTGAACGATCCGGCGCTCATCCTGGCCGACGAGCCCACCGGCAACCTCGACACCGCCACGGGCGACATGGTGCTGAACACGTTCAAGCGTCTGCGGGATGCGGGCAAGACCATCGTGCTCATCACGCACGAGCCCGACGTAGCCGCCCATGCCGACCGCGTGGTGCACATTCGCGACGGGCGGTTGTACGAAGGGGAGCGCGCATGA
- a CDS encoding ABC transporter permease, which produces MRIGDLFYETWHALSANKGRSLLTILGIVIGIAAVIAMTSLIAGVQNMLMGEMGLSQARQVSISAYSPQGITFDDLDKLAQGMPEYEVITGASYASAEVATADGQKNYASIIGARPEYFTANGTKLKEGRFFTESEEQNAARLVVMGGGEMAVQMLGVPDTEAVGKTVRLGNDDYTVIGVLETSTFMGGGGTFYAPYTTVETRIGNTGGIQQIVGLAREGTDMDRLVETTQTFVAQYFNLEPENVYVSSLDAVIKQMETMMTSFSLLMGSVASISLFVGGIGIMNMMLTNVTERIREIGLRKSLGARRRDITKQFLLEAIMLCVAGGAFGIVFGFLAAWGLGQVIGAVQAGMTVTPVLAPGVVFGAVAVCVLIGVVFGYYPARRAAKLDPVESLRYQ; this is translated from the coding sequence ATGAGGATCGGGGACCTGTTCTACGAAACCTGGCACGCGCTGTCCGCGAACAAGGGCCGCTCGCTGCTCACCATCCTCGGCATCGTCATCGGCATCGCGGCCGTCATCGCCATGACCTCGCTCATCGCGGGCGTGCAGAACATGCTCATGGGCGAGATGGGGCTTTCCCAGGCGCGCCAGGTGTCCATCAGCGCCTACTCGCCGCAGGGCATCACGTTCGACGACCTGGACAAGCTCGCGCAGGGCATGCCGGAGTACGAGGTCATCACCGGCGCGTCGTACGCGTCGGCCGAGGTGGCGACGGCCGACGGGCAGAAGAACTACGCGAGCATCATCGGCGCCCGCCCCGAGTACTTCACGGCGAACGGGACGAAGCTCAAGGAGGGCCGCTTCTTCACCGAGAGCGAAGAGCAGAACGCCGCGCGGCTCGTGGTGATGGGCGGCGGCGAGATGGCCGTGCAGATGCTCGGCGTTCCCGACACCGAGGCGGTGGGCAAGACGGTGCGCCTCGGCAACGACGACTACACGGTGATCGGCGTGCTGGAGACATCGACGTTCATGGGCGGGGGCGGGACGTTCTACGCGCCCTACACCACGGTGGAGACGCGCATCGGCAATACCGGGGGCATCCAGCAGATCGTCGGCTTGGCGCGCGAGGGCACCGACATGGATCGTCTCGTCGAGACGACTCAAACCTTCGTGGCGCAATACTTCAACCTGGAGCCCGAAAACGTGTACGTGTCGTCGCTCGATGCCGTCATCAAGCAGATGGAGACGATGATGACGTCGTTTTCGCTGCTCATGGGGTCGGTAGCGTCGATCTCGCTGTTCGTGGGCGGCATCGGCATTATGAACATGATGCTGACGAACGTCACCGAGCGCATACGCGAGATAGGCCTGCGCAAGTCGCTCGGCGCGCGCCGTCGCGACATAACGAAGCAGTTCTTGCTCGAGGCCATCATGCTGTGCGTGGCCGGCGGCGCGTTCGGCATCGTGTTCGGCTTCTTGGCGGCGTGGGGCTTGGGCCAGGTGATCGGGGCGGTGCAGGCGGGCATGACCGTCACGCCGGTGCTCGCGCCGGGCGTGGTGTTCGGCGCCGTGGCCGTGTGCGTGCTCATCGGCGTCGTGTTCGGCTACTACCCGGCCCGCCGTGCCGCCAAGCTCGACCCGGTGGAGTCGCTGCGCTACCAATGA
- a CDS encoding peptidase, with protein MKEQTIARTGVMRRAWALLLAAALCLGLMPSAAWAAEEEDGGTAPESAEASVVTLTVTAGSKTDYDTGAVTYPTWVNKQYALDEVLKTAQAAGGTGHAKADLTMEDLLDTAVAKGDLKGYDASPSSYGGQYLNAITSKDGTVLAGWNSPDSSASLYWSLFDNGGYASTSFDQIKLVGGSAYQFCWASYSSAAAPSDWAAYYAKNPADQAKKDDGSTISEVATLTVTAGSKTDYDTGAVTYPTWVNKQYALDEVLKTAQAAGGTGHAKADLTMEDLLDTAVAKGDLKGYDASASQHGKYLNAIASKDGSKLAGLNSPDFSLSQFWSVFAEGVSASVSFDQVKIETGRSYQLCWDTFSSAVAPSDWSAYYVANPVTKAEAGGDPADPGDKVDPPADTNVAHGVNMSDMAFLMNNIASSYQGTTDVWQVMDLAAMGRLTKAEAQAFVPVALEGMKNPAPDSVATALQRNIIALSAAGADAAAVPDGDGTYHAVEAMAQKVTAASPVNVQAFTLLAYSSGDYAAPEDAKISEEALVRSLCANQLSDGGFSYGGSKTDADMTAIVITALSPYASKDATVQNVVNKALNALKAIQLGDGGFGGSGIGVEAGTNTNSTAMAVIALCAAGIDPAASWATASGATPMSALLSQATEDLTAFVYAGKVNDFATEQGFRALVAYQGLKNTGAAYNIYTQAKLGQAALPAPEREEGDVEPAGAPAADKKALAKTGDGSLPYAAGAAALALGALAAGVAATRRMRASDELSARR; from the coding sequence GTGAAGGAACAAACGATCGCACGAACGGGGGTCATGCGGCGGGCGTGGGCCCTGCTGCTGGCCGCCGCGCTCTGCCTGGGCCTCATGCCCAGCGCGGCCTGGGCTGCAGAAGAGGAAGACGGGGGGACGGCGCCGGAAAGCGCCGAGGCGAGCGTCGTCACCCTCACCGTCACTGCGGGCAGCAAGACCGACTACGATACGGGTGCGGTGACGTACCCCACCTGGGTCAACAAACAGTACGCGCTCGACGAGGTGCTCAAGACGGCCCAGGCCGCCGGCGGCACCGGGCATGCGAAGGCGGACCTCACGATGGAGGACCTGCTGGATACCGCCGTGGCGAAGGGCGACCTGAAGGGCTACGACGCCTCTCCGTCTTCGTACGGTGGACAGTACCTCAACGCGATCACCTCGAAGGATGGGACGGTGCTGGCCGGATGGAACAGCCCCGATTCCTCGGCGAGTCTGTATTGGTCGCTGTTCGATAACGGAGGATACGCGAGCACGTCGTTCGACCAGATCAAGCTTGTCGGCGGGAGCGCCTACCAATTCTGCTGGGCCTCCTATTCAAGCGCCGCAGCTCCTTCCGACTGGGCTGCATACTACGCGAAGAATCCCGCTGACCAGGCGAAAAAGGACGATGGCTCGACGATTTCCGAAGTGGCGACCCTCACCGTCACCGCGGGCAGCAAGACCGACTACGATACGGGTGCGGTGACGTACCCCACCTGGGTCAACAAACAGTACGCGCTCGACGAGGTGCTCAAGACGGCCCAGGCCGCCGGCGGCACCGGGCATGCGAAGGCGGACCTCACGATGGAGGACCTGCTGGACACCGCCGTGGCGAAGGGCGACCTGAAGGGCTACGACGCATCGGCGTCCCAGCACGGGAAGTACCTCAACGCGATCGCTTCGAAGGATGGGTCGAAGCTGGCCGGTTTGAACAGCCCCGATTTCTCGCTCAGCCAGTTCTGGTCCGTGTTCGCCGAGGGCGTTTCGGCCTCTGTTTCGTTCGATCAGGTGAAGATCGAGACGGGGAGGTCCTACCAGCTGTGCTGGGACACCTTCTCCTCCGCAGTTGCTCCTTCGGACTGGTCTGCATACTATGTCGCAAATCCTGTTACGAAGGCTGAAGCCGGCGGCGATCCGGCCGATCCCGGCGACAAGGTCGATCCGCCTGCCGACACCAACGTCGCACACGGCGTCAATATGTCCGACATGGCCTTCTTGATGAACAACATCGCCTCATCCTACCAAGGAACGACCGACGTATGGCAGGTCATGGATCTTGCTGCTATGGGCCGTTTGACAAAGGCCGAGGCACAGGCTTTCGTTCCTGTGGCGCTCGAAGGCATGAAGAACCCGGCGCCCGACTCCGTTGCGACGGCGCTCCAGCGCAACATCATCGCGTTGAGTGCAGCAGGCGCCGACGCGGCCGCCGTGCCCGATGGCGATGGCACGTACCATGCCGTGGAAGCCATGGCGCAGAAGGTGACAGCCGCGTCACCGGTGAACGTTCAGGCGTTCACCCTGCTGGCGTATTCGAGCGGCGATTATGCGGCACCTGAAGACGCGAAGATATCCGAAGAGGCGCTTGTTCGCTCGCTGTGCGCGAACCAGCTTTCCGACGGCGGCTTCTCGTACGGGGGCTCGAAGACGGATGCGGACATGACCGCTATAGTGATCACGGCGCTTTCGCCGTACGCTTCGAAGGACGCCACCGTCCAGAACGTCGTGAACAAGGCGCTCAACGCCTTGAAGGCCATACAGCTCGGCGACGGCGGCTTCGGAGGAAGCGGCATCGGCGTCGAGGCGGGCACGAACACCAACTCTACGGCGATGGCGGTAATCGCCCTGTGCGCGGCGGGCATCGACCCTGCTGCGTCGTGGGCGACCGCTTCGGGGGCTACGCCGATGAGCGCGTTGCTCTCTCAGGCGACGGAGGACCTGACAGCCTTCGTCTACGCAGGGAAAGTCAACGACTTCGCCACCGAGCAGGGGTTCCGGGCACTCGTTGCGTACCAGGGCCTCAAGAACACCGGGGCGGCGTACAACATCTACACGCAAGCGAAGCTCGGGCAGGCCGCGTTGCCCGCCCCTGAGCGGGAAGAAGGCGACGTCGAGCCTGCAGGAGCTCCGGCAGCCGACAAGAAGGCGCTCGCCAAGACCGGCGACGGCTCTCTGCCGTACGCGGCCGGTGCCGCGGCGCTCGCGCTCGGCGCGCTTGCGGCGGGCGTCGCCGCCACGCGGCGGATGCGCGCTTCCGACGAGCTTTCGGCGCGTCGTTAG
- a CDS encoding DUF4430 domain-containing protein: MNEDTNEKIDGSGVEAPDSRIAPSAPRGEEGASEDEASAASKPARRRPRKALLAVGVSAAAIALCALAASAGFATGWLGDPAPSDPVPMPRVVADAPADDGASAKSDESAREEAAEEASEGAGGQTAAGDGENAADADGSAASASGDSAPDAGSPSSGSTAPAPTPAPEPAPAPEPAPPAPSTVTVSVYIDSSRAASNGYPSSLGGGTVTLNQGASVYDALCATGVSVGGSSGYVSSIGGLAEFSCGPGSGWLYFVNGSSPGYGCGSYILSGGESITWVYTLDMGNDL, translated from the coding sequence ATGAACGAAGACACGAACGAAAAGATCGACGGCTCGGGCGTCGAAGCGCCTGACAGCCGCATCGCCCCCTCCGCGCCTCGCGGCGAGGAGGGGGCCTCGGAGGACGAGGCGTCGGCGGCGTCCAAGCCCGCACGTCGCCGGCCCCGCAAGGCGCTCCTCGCCGTGGGCGTCAGCGCCGCCGCGATCGCCCTGTGCGCGCTTGCGGCGAGCGCCGGTTTCGCCACCGGATGGCTCGGCGATCCTGCGCCGTCCGATCCGGTGCCGATGCCCCGCGTCGTCGCCGATGCGCCTGCCGACGACGGCGCCTCGGCGAAGAGCGACGAGAGCGCCCGCGAGGAAGCCGCCGAAGAGGCTTCGGAGGGTGCAGGCGGGCAAACGGCCGCCGGCGATGGCGAGAACGCGGCGGATGCCGACGGCTCTGCCGCTTCGGCATCCGGCGACTCCGCGCCCGATGCCGGCTCGCCCTCATCGGGAAGCACCGCTCCCGCCCCGACGCCCGCTCCCGAGCCGGCGCCCGCGCCCGAACCAGCGCCGCCGGCTCCCAGCACCGTCACCGTGTCAGTGTACATCGACAGCTCCCGCGCCGCGTCCAACGGCTATCCCTCGTCTTTGGGCGGCGGCACGGTCACGCTCAACCAGGGCGCTTCCGTTTACGACGCCTTGTGCGCCACCGGCGTGTCGGTGGGCGGATCGAGCGGATACGTCAGCTCTATCGGCGGGCTCGCGGAATTCTCCTGCGGACCCGGCAGCGGCTGGCTGTATTTCGTCAACGGATCTTCGCCCGGATACGGGTGCGGTTCGTATATCCTAAGCGGTGGCGAAAGTATCACGTGGGTGTACACCCTCGACATGGGCAACGACCTGTAA
- a CDS encoding energy-coupling factor transporter transmembrane component T: protein MKRTAFDLFHPVVAFGYFAVMIVLCMTAMQPVYLAISFASALAYGAVLRGWRATGRTLAWQLPLVAIVALANLAFSAVGSTELFRIGLRAFYLESLVYGACMGIMLASVLALFSNASEVLASDKIMVLFGGIAPTIGLMLSMTARLVPQFVRRGDGIADVERACTAARPAEEPAGRLAAMRGYLRRTSVLMGWSMEDSLETAGAMKARGWGAVARRTTYARYRFRRFDVAALACGGALALLAAAAAWAACAQFRFYPTIGGFAPWWNYLPYALFAFLPLAITAKEYVRWRA, encoded by the coding sequence ATGAAGCGTACGGCGTTCGACCTGTTCCATCCCGTCGTGGCGTTCGGCTACTTCGCCGTCATGATCGTGCTCTGCATGACGGCGATGCAGCCGGTCTATCTGGCCATCTCCTTTGCCAGCGCGCTTGCATACGGCGCGGTACTGCGCGGCTGGCGCGCGACGGGCCGAACGCTCGCGTGGCAGCTCCCCCTCGTGGCGATCGTCGCGCTGGCGAACCTGGCGTTCTCGGCGGTCGGATCCACCGAGCTGTTCCGCATCGGCTTGCGAGCGTTCTACCTGGAAAGCCTCGTGTACGGCGCGTGCATGGGCATCATGCTGGCCAGCGTGCTCGCGCTGTTCTCCAACGCTTCCGAGGTGCTCGCTTCGGACAAGATCATGGTGCTGTTCGGCGGCATCGCGCCCACGATAGGCCTCATGCTGTCGATGACGGCGCGCCTCGTGCCGCAGTTCGTGCGGCGCGGCGACGGCATCGCCGACGTGGAGCGCGCGTGCACGGCGGCGCGCCCCGCCGAGGAACCTGCGGGGAGGCTCGCCGCTATGCGCGGCTACCTGCGGCGAACCTCGGTGCTCATGGGCTGGAGCATGGAGGACTCGCTCGAGACGGCCGGCGCCATGAAGGCGCGCGGCTGGGGGGCCGTCGCACGGCGCACCACCTACGCGCGCTACCGGTTCCGGCGCTTCGACGTCGCGGCGCTCGCCTGCGGGGGCGCGCTCGCGCTGCTGGCCGCGGCCGCCGCCTGGGCGGCATGCGCGCAGTTCCGTTTCTATCCGACGATCGGCGGGTTCGCGCCCTGGTGGAACTATCTGCCGTACGCGCTGTTCGCGTTCCTGCCGCTCGCGATCACCGCGAAGGAGTATGTGCGATGGCGAGCGTGA
- a CDS encoding ABC transporter ATP-binding protein: protein MASVRAIEARGFSFCYPESTAGIGPLDWSVEQGAFQLLVGATGSGKTTLLRSCKPAIAPAGERAGDLRVFGRGVDELDARESAATVGYVAQSPENQIVCDSVWHELAFGLENLGVEQDEMRRRVAEVAHFFGIEPWFRRSVAELSGGQKQMTTLAGTLAMQPRLLLLDEPTAQLDPVAEKNFLHALFRVNRELGITVVVATHAPEAMAAYATDLVELRDGRTRPLLVPSGRFADQDVLRSAQAGGLAPSGDAAREASPALSLRDVHVRYARDSSWVLRGFDLDVAAGHVHAIVGGNGCGKSTLLRAVAGVLKPERGRVANKLSARQALLPQDPKALFVCDTVADELREWQARCAYDDAAVEVALARFGLDARAANHPYDLSGGQQQLLAFAKLLLTDPDLLLLDEPTKGLDAPSKLLVARTLRDLAQAGATVVLATHDLTFAALVADAATMLFDGEAVCTEPAAAFFAGNLFYRPLDDAFARLWREGVA, encoded by the coding sequence ATGGCGAGCGTGAGGGCTATCGAAGCGCGCGGCTTCTCGTTTTGCTACCCCGAATCGACGGCGGGCATCGGGCCGCTCGACTGGTCGGTGGAGCAGGGCGCGTTCCAGCTGCTGGTGGGAGCCACGGGCAGCGGCAAAACCACGCTGCTCAGAAGCTGCAAGCCGGCCATCGCGCCGGCGGGGGAGCGCGCGGGGGATCTGCGCGTGTTCGGACGCGGCGTGGACGAGCTCGATGCGCGCGAGTCCGCCGCGACGGTGGGGTACGTGGCGCAGAGCCCCGAGAACCAGATCGTCTGCGACAGCGTGTGGCACGAGCTGGCGTTCGGGCTGGAGAACCTCGGCGTGGAGCAGGACGAGATGCGCCGCCGCGTGGCCGAGGTGGCGCACTTCTTCGGCATCGAGCCGTGGTTCCGCCGCTCCGTCGCCGAGCTGTCGGGCGGTCAGAAGCAGATGACCACGTTGGCCGGCACGCTGGCGATGCAGCCGCGCCTGCTGTTGCTCGACGAGCCCACCGCCCAGCTCGACCCCGTGGCCGAGAAGAACTTCCTGCACGCCCTGTTCCGCGTGAACCGCGAGCTAGGCATCACCGTCGTCGTGGCGACCCACGCCCCCGAGGCGATGGCCGCGTACGCGACGGACCTGGTGGAGCTGCGGGACGGTCGGACGCGCCCGCTGCTTGTGCCGAGCGGGCGCTTCGCCGATCAGGACGTCCTCCGCTCGGCGCAAGCAGGAGGGCTCGCGCCGAGCGGCGATGCCGCCCGCGAGGCTTCGCCCGCTCTCTCCCTTCGCGACGTCCACGTGCGCTACGCCCGGGATTCCTCCTGGGTGCTTCGCGGCTTCGACCTCGACGTCGCCGCAGGTCACGTGCATGCGATCGTGGGTGGCAACGGATGCGGGAAGTCGACGCTTTTGCGCGCCGTCGCGGGCGTGCTGAAGCCCGAGCGGGGGCGCGTGGCCAACAAGCTGTCCGCTCGCCAGGCGCTGTTGCCGCAGGATCCGAAGGCCCTGTTCGTGTGCGATACGGTGGCCGACGAGCTGCGCGAATGGCAGGCGAGGTGCGCCTACGACGATGCCGCCGTCGAGGTCGCGCTCGCGCGCTTCGGTCTGGACGCGCGCGCCGCCAACCATCCCTACGACCTGTCGGGCGGCCAGCAGCAGCTGCTCGCGTTCGCGAAGCTGCTGCTCACCGATCCTGACCTGCTGCTGCTCGACGAGCCGACGAAGGGGCTCGACGCGCCGTCGAAGCTGCTGGTCGCCCGCACCCTGCGCGATCTCGCGCAGGCCGGGGCGACCGTCGTCCTCGCCACGCACGACCTGACGTTCGCCGCGCTCGTCGCCGACGCCGCCACCATGCTGTTCGACGGCGAGGCCGTGTGCACCGAGCCGGCCGCCGCGTTCTTCGCGGGCAACCTGTTCTACCGCCCGCTCGACGACGCGTTCGCCCGCCTCTGGCGCGAGGGGGTCGCATGA
- a CDS encoding ECF transporter S component, with product MTPRLPSRAARVLSLLEVPALVAVPLVLGACAYFQVEQGALLTVVVALAAVAVFFASFEASRPALRQIMPTVVLAALAAAGRVLFAPVPDFKPVSAICILAGAVFGRRSGFLVGALAALVSNFFFGQGPWTPWQMYAWGLVGYLAGVLADRGWLDRTAVLYAYGFLSALAYGLLLNGWYVIGFVQPFSWPAALVAFGAALPFDAIHGAATVVFLAALYVPWRRKLERIKRKYALV from the coding sequence ATGACGCCCCGGTTGCCGAGCAGGGCGGCGCGCGTTCTCTCGCTGCTCGAGGTGCCGGCGCTCGTCGCGGTGCCCCTCGTGCTGGGCGCGTGCGCGTACTTCCAGGTGGAGCAAGGCGCGCTGCTCACCGTGGTCGTGGCGCTGGCGGCCGTCGCCGTGTTCTTCGCCAGTTTCGAAGCCTCGCGTCCGGCGCTGCGTCAGATCATGCCCACGGTGGTGCTCGCCGCGCTCGCTGCAGCGGGGCGCGTGCTGTTCGCCCCCGTTCCCGACTTCAAGCCGGTGTCGGCCATCTGCATCCTCGCGGGAGCCGTCTTCGGGCGACGCAGCGGGTTTCTGGTGGGCGCGCTCGCGGCGCTCGTGTCGAACTTCTTCTTCGGTCAGGGGCCCTGGACGCCGTGGCAGATGTACGCCTGGGGCCTTGTCGGCTACCTGGCCGGCGTGCTGGCCGACCGTGGATGGCTCGACCGGACGGCCGTGCTCTACGCGTACGGCTTCCTGTCCGCCTTGGCGTACGGCCTGCTGTTGAACGGCTGGTACGTCATCGGCTTCGTGCAGCCGTTCTCCTGGCCGGCCGCCCTCGTCGCCTTTGGCGCCGCGCTGCCGTTCGACGCGATCCACGGCGCGGCCACGGTCGTCTTCCTCGCGGCGCTTTACGTTCCCTGGAGACGGAAGCTCGAGCGCATCAAGAGGAAGTACGCGCTGGTCTGA
- a CDS encoding L-threonylcarbamoyladenylate synthase, whose protein sequence is MLPRSSTKHEAAAALKRGEAVIFPTETVYGLGVSVEAAASPDVLYDLKERDRGKPISWLVASAGDLDRYGARVPDLARRLARAFWPGPLTLIVEAGDAVPAAFRSQTGTIGLRMPDNEAALELIEAAGCPLATTSANISGLQAPGAFDALDPDLVVRVGAIVPDDADDDKSGVASTVIDCTGATPRILREGAVTEADVRALG, encoded by the coding sequence ATGTTGCCACGTTCAAGCACGAAGCACGAGGCCGCCGCCGCCCTGAAGCGCGGCGAGGCGGTCATCTTCCCCACGGAAACGGTGTACGGATTAGGCGTGTCCGTCGAGGCGGCGGCGAGCCCCGACGTGCTCTACGATCTGAAAGAGCGCGACCGCGGCAAGCCCATCTCCTGGCTCGTGGCCAGCGCGGGCGACCTCGACCGCTACGGCGCGCGCGTTCCCGACCTGGCGCGACGCCTCGCGCGCGCGTTCTGGCCCGGCCCCCTCACGCTCATCGTGGAGGCCGGCGACGCCGTGCCCGCGGCCTTCCGTTCCCAGACGGGCACCATCGGTCTGCGCATGCCCGACAACGAAGCTGCCCTCGAGCTCATCGAAGCGGCGGGCTGCCCGCTTGCCACCACGTCGGCGAACATCTCGGGCCTGCAAGCGCCGGGCGCCTTCGACGCGCTCGACCCCGATCTCGTCGTGCGCGTGGGCGCGATCGTGCCCGACGACGCCGACGACGACAAAAGCGGCGTCGCCTCGACGGTGATCGACTGCACCGGCGCAACCCCCCGCATCCTGCGGGAAGGCGCCGTCACCGAAGCGGACGTGCGGGCGCTCGGGTAG